The nucleotide sequence GAGAGGTCTGTAAGGTGGTCTCGGACGTGCTCAAGGAGGTGGAGGTGCAGGAGCCTCGCTTCATCAGCTCCCTGAGCGAGATCGATGCCCGCTACGAGGGTCTGGAGGTCATCTCGCCCACGGAATTCGAGGTGGTGCTCTACCTAAACCAGATGGGCGTCTTCAACTTCGTGGACGACGGCTCGCTGCCCGGCTGCGCGGTGCTCAAACTGAGCGATGGGCGGAAGCGGAGCATGTCTCTCTGGGTCGAGTTCATCACGGCGTCCGGCTACCTCTCGGCACGCAAGATCCGCTCCCGTTTCCAGacgctggtggctcaggcggtggACAAGTGCAGCTACCGGGACGTGGTCAAGATGATCGCGGACACCAGCGAGGTCAAGCTGCGCATCAGGGAGCGCTATGTGGTGCAAATCACTCCTGCGTTCAAGTGCACCGGTATCTGGCCCCGCAGCGCGGCGCAGTGGCCGATGCCCCACATCCCCTGGCCTGGCCCCAACCGGGTGGCGGAGGTCAAGGCCGAAGGGTTCAACTTGCTCTCTAAGGAGTGCTACTCGCTGACCGGCAAGCAGAGCTCCGCCGAGAGCGACGCCTGGGTGCTCCAGTTCGGGGAGGCTGAAAACCGCCTGCTGATGGGCGGCTGCCGAAACAAGTGTCTCTCGGTGCTGAAGACGCTGCGGGACCGCCACCTGGAGCTGCCGGGCCAGCCGCTCAACAACTACCACATGAAGACGCTGCTGCTATACGAGTGCGAGAAGCACCCGCGGGAGACGGACTGGGACGAGGCGTGCCTGGGGGACCGGCTCAACGGCATCCTGCTGCAGCTCATCTCCTGCCTGCAGTGCCGCCGCTGCCCCCACTACTTTCTGCCCAACCTCGACCTCTTCCAGGGCAAGCCCCACTCGGCCCTGGAGAGCGCTGCCAAGCAGACCTGGAGGCTGGCCAGGGAAATTCTCACCAATCCCAAAAGCCTGGACAAGTTATAGGGTGCCGGGGGCTGCTTGAAAAGCGACACGGACGGGAATGCTCTCGAACACACGACAGACACACAACTCGGCGA is from Muntiacus reevesi chromosome 13, mMunRee1.1, whole genome shotgun sequence and encodes:
- the MAB21L2 gene encoding protein mab-21-like 2, which produces MIAAQAKLVYQLNKYYTERCQARKAAIAKTIREVCKVVSDVLKEVEVQEPRFISSLSEIDARYEGLEVISPTEFEVVLYLNQMGVFNFVDDGSLPGCAVLKLSDGRKRSMSLWVEFITASGYLSARKIRSRFQTLVAQAVDKCSYRDVVKMIADTSEVKLRIRERYVVQITPAFKCTGIWPRSAAQWPMPHIPWPGPNRVAEVKAEGFNLLSKECYSLTGKQSSAESDAWVLQFGEAENRLLMGGCRNKCLSVLKTLRDRHLELPGQPLNNYHMKTLLLYECEKHPRETDWDEACLGDRLNGILLQLISCLQCRRCPHYFLPNLDLFQGKPHSALESAAKQTWRLAREILTNPKSLDKL